From one Flavobacteriales bacterium genomic stretch:
- the ccsA gene encoding cytochrome c biogenesis protein CcsA: MEKITKSIISTRMMAFLLLVFAIAIGTATFIENSYDTITARLVIYNTRWFSLIMLLLVINFIGNIDRYQLLKKEKFTILLVHIGLIITIVGAGVTRYIGFEGIMPIKEGENSNVMYSAEPYLQLYITDEIKQYKSEKKIYFSELYTNTNRPFYSNYFTIPVDFPNKGHFDISFKNYIKNAEEITLEDQPDGKNILELVVAGQAGRETHLVAEGEIKKIGTVLISYNNNEDPTAIRINDLAEQLTVITPYMIQRTAMPQMIVDTLWADTVQEFKPMHLHNILGTQFVFKKHYKKAIKKLQQSEDDKAGNLDALMLTLNYNGIEKDFTVMGGPNRMANYLKFEENGLLFNIAYGAKPIFLPFSIYLNDFILDRYPGSTSPSSFKSIVTLHDTTVNLHEEQEIFMNNVMDYKGYRFFQSSYEPDESGTILSVNNDYWGTLITYIGYLLLSIGFGLSLLNKKSRFVELSKRMKKIRDKRKVALLALPLLLFSLGNLNAQTEKTPPIISEEKANEFGKLLVQTFEGRIQPVHTLAYDILHKISKQNYIEIEGQKYTAMQVYMDMHVHQRFWAHQPLINIRRNTGVRELLGIEGSKASLADFYNEDNQYKIINEVMKSRQKKAVEQNVFDKELLKVDERFNIARMVLEYQFLNIFPVKDDPSNKWVNPLDSAINFKAVDPSVPFLTYPMLLNMYFDSLPNAVEQNQYKTTDGIVKQLSKFQKENADPTLLPTDSAIELEMYYNDKNIFGKLKNYYAIAGLILLILGMIFNLSVAPPKWMKHLNNILAGFIILLFAYHTYGMGIRWYLTGHAPWSNGYEALVLIAWGGVFAGLFFIRSSKVILAATAWLAFFVLMTAGHSNFDPQLTNLQPVLKSYWLNIHVAAITISYGFFGLGFILGLINMVIYLLKTPKNKKHYDLNISELTYTSEMTLTIGLVLATIGTFLGGVWANESWGRYWGWDAKETWALVIVLVYAFILHMRLVPGLRGKFAFNVASILGFSTVLMTFIGVNYYLTKGLHSYARGGAPAFPIWAWLTIAGIFLLIYLAHLKNKKAQN, translated from the coding sequence ATGGAAAAAATAACCAAATCAATTATCTCTACCAGAATGATGGCTTTTCTACTCTTAGTTTTTGCTATCGCTATTGGTACAGCCACCTTTATTGAAAACAGTTACGACACTATTACAGCGCGACTTGTAATCTATAACACCAGATGGTTTTCTTTAATCATGCTATTATTAGTGATCAATTTCATTGGAAATATAGACCGTTATCAACTTTTGAAAAAAGAAAAATTTACCATTTTACTCGTTCACATAGGATTAATCATCACCATTGTGGGCGCTGGTGTTACCCGTTATATTGGTTTTGAAGGAATTATGCCAATCAAAGAGGGAGAAAACTCCAATGTGATGTACAGTGCAGAGCCTTATTTACAGCTGTATATTACCGATGAAATCAAACAATACAAATCAGAGAAAAAAATCTATTTTTCAGAGCTATACACTAATACGAATCGCCCTTTTTATAGTAACTATTTTACGATTCCAGTAGATTTCCCTAATAAAGGACATTTTGATATTTCATTTAAAAACTACATAAAAAATGCCGAAGAAATAACCTTAGAAGATCAACCAGATGGTAAAAACATACTAGAATTAGTCGTTGCTGGACAAGCTGGACGGGAAACACATTTAGTCGCTGAAGGAGAAATCAAAAAAATTGGAACTGTTCTTATTTCATACAACAACAATGAAGACCCAACAGCGATTAGAATCAATGACCTTGCCGAACAACTAACTGTTATAACACCATACATGATTCAAAGAACAGCAATGCCACAAATGATTGTCGATACCCTTTGGGCAGATACAGTTCAAGAGTTTAAACCCATGCATTTACACAATATTTTAGGGACTCAGTTTGTATTCAAAAAGCACTATAAAAAAGCCATTAAAAAACTTCAGCAAAGCGAAGATGATAAAGCAGGAAATTTAGATGCCTTGATGTTAACACTTAATTATAATGGAATTGAAAAAGATTTTACTGTAATGGGTGGACCTAATCGAATGGCCAACTATTTAAAATTTGAAGAAAATGGACTGTTATTTAACATCGCCTATGGAGCGAAGCCAATATTCTTACCATTTTCTATCTATTTGAATGACTTTATTTTAGATCGTTATCCAGGTTCAACAAGTCCTTCTTCATTCAAAAGTATTGTCACATTACACGATACAACAGTAAACCTTCATGAAGAACAAGAAATATTTATGAATAATGTAATGGACTATAAAGGTTATCGCTTTTTCCAATCATCTTATGAGCCAGATGAATCAGGAACTATATTATCTGTAAACAATGATTATTGGGGAACACTCATTACTTATATTGGCTATTTATTGTTATCTATAGGATTTGGTCTTAGCCTTTTAAATAAAAAATCTCGATTTGTTGAACTCAGTAAACGTATGAAAAAAATTAGAGACAAAAGAAAAGTAGCATTACTCGCTCTTCCACTTCTGCTTTTTTCTTTAGGAAATCTAAATGCTCAAACAGAAAAAACACCCCCTATTATCTCAGAAGAAAAGGCCAACGAATTTGGAAAGTTATTAGTACAGACTTTTGAGGGGAGAATACAACCTGTTCATACTTTAGCTTATGACATTTTGCATAAGATCTCAAAACAAAACTACATTGAAATTGAGGGTCAGAAATACACTGCGATGCAAGTCTATATGGATATGCATGTTCATCAACGTTTTTGGGCGCATCAACCGCTTATAAATATTAGAAGAAATACAGGAGTAAGAGAACTGTTAGGAATCGAAGGTTCCAAAGCCAGTTTAGCAGATTTTTATAACGAAGATAATCAATATAAAATCATTAATGAAGTAATGAAAAGCCGTCAGAAAAAGGCAGTAGAGCAAAATGTTTTTGATAAAGAATTATTAAAAGTAGATGAACGCTTTAATATTGCAAGAATGGTTTTGGAATACCAATTTCTAAATATCTTCCCTGTTAAAGATGACCCTTCTAATAAATGGGTTAACCCTTTAGATTCTGCGATCAACTTTAAAGCTGTAGACCCCTCTGTTCCTTTTTTAACCTATCCTATGCTATTGAATATGTATTTTGACTCCTTACCCAATGCGGTCGAACAAAATCAATACAAAACTACAGATGGAATTGTTAAACAGTTGTCTAAATTTCAAAAAGAAAATGCTGATCCAACATTGCTTCCAACAGATAGCGCGATTGAATTAGAGATGTATTATAACGACAAGAATATTTTTGGAAAGCTTAAAAATTACTATGCTATAGCAGGTTTAATCTTACTCATTCTAGGTATGATTTTTAATCTTTCAGTCGCTCCTCCTAAGTGGATGAAACACCTTAACAATATTCTTGCTGGTTTTATTATTCTGCTCTTTGCCTATCATACTTATGGTATGGGAATTCGTTGGTATTTAACTGGCCATGCTCCTTGGAGTAATGGTTATGAAGCATTAGTTTTAATTGCTTGGGGAGGTGTCTTTGCAGGTTTATTCTTTATTCGATCTTCAAAAGTAATTTTAGCCGCAACAGCTTGGCTTGCTTTCTTTGTTTTAATGACGGCAGGACATAGTAATTTTGACCCTCAGTTAACCAATCTACAACCTGTATTAAAATCTTACTGGCTAAATATTCATGTAGCAGCCATCACCATCAGTTATGGGTTCTTTGGATTAGGCTTTATCTTAGGGTTGATCAACATGGTTATCTACCTACTAAAAACTCCAAAAAACAAAAAACACTACGACTTAAACATCTCAGAGTTGACCTATACGAGTGAAATGACGTTAACCATTGGACTTGTATTAGCAACTATTGGAACTTTCTTAGGAGGTGTTTGGGCTAACGAATCTTGGGGACGTTATTGGGGATGGGATGCTAAAGAAACTTGGGCCTTAGTTATTGTTTTGGTATACGCTTTTATTTTACACATGCGTCTTGTTCCAGGGTTGAGAGGAAAATTTGCTTTCAATGTAGCTAGTATTCTAGGCTTTAGTACTGTATTGATGACATTTATTGGAGTAAATTATTACCTAACCAAAGGTTTACATAGCTATGCCCGAGGAGGAGCTCCAGCATTTCCTATTTGGGCTTGGCTTACTATTGCAGGTATTTTTCTACTCATTTATTTAGCTCACCTAAAGAACAAAAAAGCACAAAACTAA